The genomic region TAGTCGCTATCAAGAGTGTATTGGAAGGCGAAGACCTGATGATTATCAACAAAAGTGGTATCGCCATTCGCCTACCGATCGATGATTTGCGCATCTCAGGGCGTGCGACCCAAGGGGTAAGGCTGATTAATATTAAAGGTAAGGACTCTATCGCAGCGGTTACAAAAGTAATGAAAGAAGATGAGGAGGAAAACAGTGAAGAGAGCACTGCCACTGAGGGGGAAAGCGAAGCATAGTTTTATAGGTTTTATTTTTATAGTTGAAAAGAGATTATCGAAAGGTAATCTCTTTTTGTTATGTAAAATATTCTTCGTACCTTTGCCGTCGTTAGCTAATAAAGAGATGCAAAAGGTTCTGATTATCACTTACTACTGGGCACCCGCAGGCGGACCTGGGGTGCAGCGATGGCTGAAGTTCGCTAAATACCTGCGGTACTTTGGCATAGAGCCTGTTATTTACGCCCCTGAAAACCCCTTCTACCCTATTACCGACCCTGAGATTGACAAAGATTTGCCTGAGGACATAACTGTTGTGAAGCAGCCTATATGGGAACCTTATCGCTTGGCATCGCTCTTCTCAAAGAAGAAAACGCAAAGCATCAGCGCAGGGATGATCCCCCGCAAGAGGGTATCGCTCTTGGAGAAGCTAATGCTGTGGGTGCGCGGTAATCTCTTTATCCCCGATGCCCGCAAATACTGGGTAAAGCCCTCGGTGAAGTTCCTCAAAAGATATATAAAAGAGAACGACATACAGACCATTATCACCACTTCGCCACCGCATAGTGTGCACCTGATCGGCTATCACCTCAAAAGGCAATGCCCTGAACTGAAATGGATTGCCGACTTTCGCGACCCTTGGACGAGCATCGGCTATTACAAGGATTTGCGGCTCACACGCTGGGCGGATCGGCAGCATCACTATTGGGAGCGCGAGGTGTTGCAAAAGGCAGATGCCGTAATTGCCACGAGCTTCACTACGGGGAAAGATTTTCAAGTGCTGACCGATACACCCATTTATGTAATTACCAATGGTTATGACGAGCGTCCAACGCAGGAGGTAGCCCCTGTTGAAAAGTTCCGTGTGGCGCATATCGGTTCGTTGCTTTCCGACCGCAACCCTAAGCTACTGTGGCAAGCATTTGCCGAACTCATCGCTGAGGATCGTGCCTTTGCTGACGACTTTGAGCTGTGCTTAGCAGGGAAAATAAGTGAGGATATCCTTGCAGACTTGACAGCGGCAGGGCTCAGCGAGTACGTAGTCAATAAGGGCTATCTGCCACATCAAGAGGCTATTGCCTTGCAAGACAGCGCGCAAGTGCTGCTGCTCATAGAGATTGACGCCCCCGAAACACGGGCGATCATCGCAGGCAAGCTGTTCGAGTATATGGCTTCGGGGCGACCGATTTGGGCAGTAGGACCTGAAAGTTGGGACGTAACCCGCATCTTAGAGGAGACCCACACAGGGGTTCTTATGCCGTATAACGACCTGAATCGGATGAAAAAGACGGTACGTGAGGCTTACGAAAATTACAAAAAAGGGACGATACAGCGCGGTGATACCGATTTAAGCAAATACAGTAGAGAAAAACTTACGGGGCAATTAGCCAATGTAATTAACAGATTGACAAAATTTTAACATAATAAACAAAATAAAAATAACTATTTATTTTATTTTTCTCGAAAAAAGTTTAAAAAAAATTTGGTCAGTTGGTGAGATTGGCGTAATTTTACGGCGTTTTTCAGGAGGGTATGCTAAAAGCGCAATCCCTTCATAAGTGAGTAATAAACAAGAGATATTAATAAAAATTTTTAACATTATGAGTAAACCAAAGACAATTTCAGTTGAAAATTACGGGATTAAAGGTGCTGATGTTCGTTATCAATTAACACCAGACGAATTGTACAAAGAAACATTGGACAAGAAATTAGGTGTTGTGGCATCTTCAGGTGCATTAGCTATCAACACAGGTGAATTTACAGGACGTTCCCCTCAAGACCGTTTCATCGTTGAAGACGACGTTACAAAAAACCGTGTGTGGTGGGGCAAAATCAACATTCCATTTGATCCAGCTAAGTTTGACAAGCTCTACGACAAGGTAGTGGCTTATCTCTCTAACAAAGAAATCTACGTTCGCGATGGCTATGTTTGTGCTGATCCTAAATATCGCACTAATGTACGTACTATCACAGAACTTCCTTGGAGCAACTTGTTTGCTTTCAATATGTTTCTTCGCCCTGAAGAAAGCGAACTAGCTTCTTTCAAAGAAGATTGGTTAGTTGTTAATGCACCAGGATTCCACGCTGATCCAGCAGTTGATGGTACTCGTCAACACAACTTCGCTATCCTTAACTTCACTAAGAAAATCGCCCTCATCGGTGGTACTGGCTATACAGGTGAAATTAAGAAAGGTATCTTCTCAGCAATGAACTTCGAAATGCCTGTATTCCGCAACACTTTGCCAATGCACTGTAGCGCTAACGTAGGTAAGGCTGGTGATACTGCCATTTTCTTCGGACTTTCAGGTACAGGTAAAACAACCCTTTCAGCAGACAAGAACCGCAAACTTATCGGTGATGACGAACACGGATGGACAAGCGAAAACACAGTGTTCAACTTCGAAGGAGGTTGCTATGCAAAGGTTATCGACCTCAGTGCTGAAAAAGAACCTGAAATCTTCGGTGCTATCAAGAAGGGGGCTATCCTCGAAAACGTAATTATGGATAGCAAAGGTGTGGTTGATTTCGCTGACACTACCATCACTCAGAACACACGTGTAAGCTACCCAATTTACCACATCAAGAACATTCAACCAGGTTCTATTGGGCACAACCCTAAGAACATTTTCTTCTTAACTTTCGACGCTTACGGTGTATTGCCAGCAATCTCTAAGCTCAACCCTAACCAAGCTGCTTACCACTTCATTTCTGGTTATACCTCAAAGGTAGCTGGCACTGAAGTAGGCATCACTGAGCCACAGAAGACCTTCTCTGCTTGCTTTGGCGCAGCCTTTATGCCTTTACACCCAGCTGAGTACGCTAAGATGCTTTCTCAAAAAATTAAAGATACAGGCGTAAACGTTTGGTTGGTGAACACAGGCTTCAATGGTCAGAAGAAACGTGTTAGCTTAAAGGACACTCGTACGCTGATCACCGCAGCTATGGAAGGCAAACTTGATAATGTACCTTACGAAACAAGTGAAGTATTTGGTGTACAAATCCCAACACAATGTGAAGGGCTTTCAAACCAAGACATCTTGTCTCCTTCTAAATCTTGGGATTCACAAGAAGAATTTAAGAAGAACTCTTTGGCATTAGCACAAGCATTTGCTGAAAACTTCAAGAAGTTCGAAGCAGGTGCCGACGCGGCTGTTAAATCAGGTGCACCAAAGACATCTTTATAAAACTTTTTTTTAGATAGACTCATATTTTAAGTATCCGCGAGCAGGGATGTTCGCGGATATTTTTTGTTATAGATATAACATAAAGCCATTTTGAGAATTGCCATTTACAAAATAATTTGTAACTTTGCACCAAATTTAAAACTCTTTATAGATGGAGGTTACCTTAAAAATAGATCAAACAAGTCAGCAAGCAAAGCTCTTTTTAGAACTCTTGCGCACATTCTCATTTGTTAA from Capnocytophaga haemolytica harbors:
- the pckA gene encoding phosphoenolpyruvate carboxykinase (ATP) — its product is MSKPKTISVENYGIKGADVRYQLTPDELYKETLDKKLGVVASSGALAINTGEFTGRSPQDRFIVEDDVTKNRVWWGKINIPFDPAKFDKLYDKVVAYLSNKEIYVRDGYVCADPKYRTNVRTITELPWSNLFAFNMFLRPEESELASFKEDWLVVNAPGFHADPAVDGTRQHNFAILNFTKKIALIGGTGYTGEIKKGIFSAMNFEMPVFRNTLPMHCSANVGKAGDTAIFFGLSGTGKTTLSADKNRKLIGDDEHGWTSENTVFNFEGGCYAKVIDLSAEKEPEIFGAIKKGAILENVIMDSKGVVDFADTTITQNTRVSYPIYHIKNIQPGSIGHNPKNIFFLTFDAYGVLPAISKLNPNQAAYHFISGYTSKVAGTEVGITEPQKTFSACFGAAFMPLHPAEYAKMLSQKIKDTGVNVWLVNTGFNGQKKRVSLKDTRTLITAAMEGKLDNVPYETSEVFGVQIPTQCEGLSNQDILSPSKSWDSQEEFKKNSLALAQAFAENFKKFEAGADAAVKSGAPKTSL
- a CDS encoding glycosyltransferase, yielding MQKVLIITYYWAPAGGPGVQRWLKFAKYLRYFGIEPVIYAPENPFYPITDPEIDKDLPEDITVVKQPIWEPYRLASLFSKKKTQSISAGMIPRKRVSLLEKLMLWVRGNLFIPDARKYWVKPSVKFLKRYIKENDIQTIITTSPPHSVHLIGYHLKRQCPELKWIADFRDPWTSIGYYKDLRLTRWADRQHHYWEREVLQKADAVIATSFTTGKDFQVLTDTPIYVITNGYDERPTQEVAPVEKFRVAHIGSLLSDRNPKLLWQAFAELIAEDRAFADDFELCLAGKISEDILADLTAAGLSEYVVNKGYLPHQEAIALQDSAQVLLLIEIDAPETRAIIAGKLFEYMASGRPIWAVGPESWDVTRILEETHTGVLMPYNDLNRMKKTVREAYENYKKGTIQRGDTDLSKYSREKLTGQLANVINRLTKF